Genomic window (Methanobrevibacter sp.):
AATTCTTGTTTAATTTTTTGTTCCGAAATCATATAAAACTTACGAAAAATCAAAACCTGATTTAAAAATAATATAACATTGTTATTAAATATGGAATTTAATAAAAATTTTCACCAAGAATATCTTAAGTTTCTAGGAATGATTAATGAGGTAAATAATAAAAATTTCAAAAAAATTATCTATTAATCATTTCGTTAATGGACTCTGCCATAGCATGTCCTTCAACAGTAATAATTGCTTTTTCAATACCTTCAACGTTTTCTGCTCTGATTTTAGTATCAGCAGCAATACGAGTAATACTCATACAACCAGGATTTGTTGGTTTAAGAGTAATTTCAGCTTGATCACCGTCAACGGTAATGTTTTGTACAATACCCATTTCTACAATACTGATTCCCATGTGGGGGTCGTTGATTGGAGTAATTGCGTCTTTAATTTCATTTACTAAATCTTCTGACATATTAAGTCTCCTATAATTTATGTATTTATAATTATTAATAATGGTATTTATATATGTTGTTATTTTTTCAAACGATGCTTTAATTTAACTGCAATACCATTCTTACATTCTTCCATTTCACGACCAGTCATCACGGCTTTACCAACGCCAACAACTGTATCATCTCGTACAACAACCACTTCATCGTTTGGAAGAATCTTATGGTCTGCTTTTTCAATTCCTGGTGCAAAAACAGTATTCGTTTCCAAATCAAAATCAATATTGACGATATGGATTCCCAAATCTTTAAGTATTTCTCCACCGGGCAAATTTAATCTGTATAATCCATAATCTTTATTCAATAATGCTAATTGGGTACCATTGGATAAGATTCTTTTATGGTACATTCCTTTGGTTTTAACATTGTCCGGAATGAATTTGTCTCCATTCTCCCCAAATTGATATTTTGCAATGGATTTAAGTTCATGCAATGTTTTTTCGCGTCTGTTCATTCTTTCGTGATTTTTAAGTTCCATTCTTAAATTATAAAGTGAATCTGGGGATGTTGGGCGTTCGTCAACACAAACATTGACAAAGTCATCAGTATAATATTCTAATGATTCCAAATATCCTCCTGCAAGATTGGCAACGATAGTTTTGCCCTCACAATATTTGGCTATCAGCTTTCCGCTTTCTTCAATTTCATTTTCAGACCATGAACCTGTAGTACTTACATCATAAGATTGAATGGGAAAGGTGTTTTCAAGTTCTCTAGGACAGATTCCAAAAGGAGATGTTACGATAAGCTCTTGAAAAGATCTAGTTAGTTTTCTAAATTTTTGATGGGATTTGGAATTGGAATATGGTTTTTTCATACTGCATGGTAATAAAACAACAGTATCTCCAAGTGGTTTCATGATTTCCATTCTTTGTCTCCATCTTACCGCTTCCGGACGGTAGAGTGACTCTTCGCTTGAACATATTACTTTCATATTATTCCTCAAAAGCTTTTATTAATTCATTGTCTAATTTAATTAATCTTTCAATGTTGTCATCACTATCTTCAATAGTTCTTTGCCATTTTGCAATTACAAAATCAATATCAACTTCCTTGCTGCCACTAACAAGATTATCTGCATGAGCGACAATTTTTTCTTCAAGAGTCAGTGGAAGATATGATTTTTTTGGAAGTCCCAGTTTTTCAGCTTCTTCAGCGGTTATTCCCGCACCGATATGTCTTTCAATAATGTGTAAAACATCATCGTTGTATCCATATTTTTCGGCAATTTCCACACCTCTGATTGCATGAGTTATGCCATGGGTCTTGGATCTTCCAATATCATGCAATAAAGCGCCTTTTCTTATAAGGTCTTCATCTACATCATCAAAATTAGCTGCTATTTTCATAGCTTTTTGGTAAACGGCTTTGCAGTGTTGGATTACATTTTTAGGAGTTCCTTCCTTTTCAAGCAATTCAATTTCCATTTTATCTATTTTTTTCACTGAATGATTTGAAATTGCTTTCAACCATTTTGATATCTTCTTTAATCTGCTTTATGTTAACCGCATTGTCCTGGAATTCCAATTCATCTCCACATACTGGACATAAAAATTCGTAATCTGATGCATCATCAAAATCAAGTCTCACATGACCTTGCGGACATAAAAAGAACATGTTGTTTTCTTCACGTTCCAATTCATCATTCAGCATCTTCAAATAATCTTCAGAGTCTTTAATGATACGATTTATGACTTCTTCTTTTTCAAATTTCCAGGTATATGTAAACCATTGTGTTTCAGGGTCTTTACTTCTTTTATAACTAGCTAATCCTAAATCGTAAAGTTTGTATAGTATTTTTCTAACAATATTTAATTTGATTTCAGTTTTATTGGCGATTTCTTCGTCAGTTTCAACACCGTCGATTAATGCTTGAACAATAGGTAAATTGCTTTCATCTTCAACAACATTGGTTAATAAAGTCTTTACTAATGGATCATCTATCATTTAATTTCCCCTTAACACATTTATAAAAATAATTTAATACTATTATTAGATATATATTTTTTATTATAAAAATATATCTAATCTAGTATTTTTCTAAAATTTCCAATAAGTTTTGAGTAATATAGTCCACTTCTTCATCTGTTAGTGTTGAATAAAGTGGTAAACTGATTTCATTTACAAATAAATTATAAGCATTCGGATAATCCTTAATGTCAAAACCTAAATTTTTATATGCGGTTAATAGTGGTAGAGGCTTATAATGGACATTTGTGCTTATTCCGCGCTCTTCCATTTTAATGATAATCTCGTTACGCTCTTCAAGAGTGATGTCTTTTAATCTTGCGAGGAATAAATGGGCTGAGGAAGAGTGAGACTCGCCAGTATGATTTGGAACAATTACTCTTGTGCCTTTAAATGCATTTTCATATCTTTTAACAATTTCATGTCTTCTGGATAACATTGAATCGTATCTTTTCATTTGCCCTAAACCAATTCCTGCTTGCACATCAGTCATATTGCATTTATATGCAGGCAAAATGATGTCATATTCCCATGATCCTTTTTGGGTTTTTTCTAATGCATCTTTGGTTTGTCCGTGAAGTGAGTAAATCTGGTATTTCTTGTATAATGATTCACTGTCAATTCCTTTATGTGCTTTCCATGTAACTGCTCCACCTTCAGCGGTTGTTAGGTTTTTAACTGCATGGAATGAAAAACAGCTAAAATCAGCGATTGCTCCGGCACGTTTTCCATTCTGGATTGCACCAAAGCCGTGAGCACAGTCATTTACAATAATGACTCTGTTGAATGCCTTTTGCAAATCATTGGCAGGTGTAAATAAGTCTTTTTTGGACTCAATGATTTCATAAATCTTATCATAATCACATAATATTCCTGCAATATCAACTGGAATGATTGCTTTTGTTTTTTCAGTAATTGCATCAGCCATTTTTTCGTAATTCATTTCCTCTCTGTCAGTTTGGCTGTCTACCATTACTGGAGTTGCCCCAACATGACAGATTACGCTGCATGAAGCAGTATAAGTATAAGCAGGTACAATCACTTCATCACCTTCTCCAATGCCTAATACTCGCAATGTCATTTCCAAAGCGGTTGTCGCTGCACTCAAACAGACAGTTTTATCGCTGCCACAATACTCTGTTATTTTGGCTTCCAGTTCTTTTGTTTTAGGTCCTGTTGTAATCCAGCCTGATTTTAATGCGCTGATTACTTCTTCAATTTCAATTTCAGTTATGTCAGGGGGTGAGAAAGGTATATTCATTGTATATCTCCATTAACTTCTTCAGGTTCTCTGTATGTAGGAACACATTTTTTCATAGTTTCTTTTATCTCTTCTTTTGATGTATGTTCGTTATTTATAATGTCCCTAAACATGTCTAATTTATTTTCGATATCATCCATTGTAAAGTTCATGGATTCGGTTATGTAAATCTTTTCATGTTTAGTTTCCTGTAAATTTTCTTCATTCATCAGCAGTTCTTCATAGAGTTTCTCTCCAGGCCTCATTCCGGTAATTTCAATTTCTATGTCTTTTCCAAGTGTGTATCCTGATAATTCAATGAGGCTTTTTGCCAGATCATAAATTTTAACCGGTTCTCCCATATCCAAAACGAATATTTCTCCTCCTTCAGCATAAGTGATTGCCTGAAGGACTAAAGCTACTGCTTCAGGTATGGTCATGAAAAATCTTGTAATTTCCTTGTGAGTAACTGTAAGAGGCCCTCCATGAGCTAGCTGTTTTTTAAATAGTGGGACAACAGACCCATTACTTCCAAGCACATTTCCAAAACGGACTGCAACATATTCTGTAGCACTCTGTTTGTCTTTTGCCTGGATAATCATTTCACATAATCTTTTGGTTGCACCCATTATGTTGGTTGGGTTGACTGCCTTATCAGTTGAAATTAAAATAAAACGTTTGACACCATATTTGTCGGAGCAATTAACAAGATTGTATGTTCCAAACACATTATTCTTAATTGCTTCAGTAGGATTATTTTCCATTAGGGGAACATGCTTATGCGCCGCTGCATGAAATACAATTTCAGGTCTGTATGTATCAAATATTGTATCCAACCTTTCTTTTTCACGAATATTTGCAACAACCGCACGTATGTCATTATTTGGATGATTGGTTTTAAGTTCCAGTTCAATATCATATAAGCTGTTTTCATAGTTGTCCAGTAAAAGGATTTGTTTCGGGTCATGGAGCATTATTTGTCTGCATAATTCTGAACCGATTGACCCTCCGGCTCCGGTTACCAAAACAACTTTTTTGTTGATTAGACTTTTGATGTTGTGATTGTCAAGTTCAACAGGATCTCTTCCAAGCAAATCTTCAATGCTCACGTCTCTTAAACTGTTGTATAGGTTTTCTTCAGTAATCAGTTCAGTCAGACTCGGCAATATCTTTACTTTACAATTGGTTTTGCCGCAGATTTCAAGAATTTCCTTTTTGTTTTTGTTGTCTATGTTTACAATTGAGAAAAAGATTTCGTCGACATTTTCGGATTCCCAGACTTTTATGATGTCATCGCGTGTACCGATAATCCTCACGCCTGCCACTGAATATCCCAAACGCTTTTTGTTGTCATCAATTATTCCGATTATTTCATATTGGCCTTTGAGTGTGGCATTTATTGTTTTGATTATGTCGTTTGCGGAATATCCTCCTCCGATTATTAGCAAATTCTTTTTATTTTCAGAAGAGTAGTTGATTCCTTTATTGACCACATCATTTAAAAGGACATATCTTATAATTAAACGGTATGCTATTAGGATTACACCTATTACAGCACCTATGAGCAAATTAAGTTTAATTGACGGATTTACCATATGTAATACTAATTCTTCAATTAATGATACTATAAGTGAGGATATCACTGCCAATACTATGTATAATGCGTAATCTTGATTATTTTCATAACGGATAATGTTTGTGTATCTTTTTGATAATCTGAATACAATTTGAAAAACAATTATGGCTAAAACAATACTGATTAGAATTTCATTTCTGGTAACTGCACTTGTTGGCTGCATTAGAAATGAATCCGTAATGAGTACTGATACAAGATAATATCCAAAAATAATGGAAATGCAGTCCATTAAAGGCAATAAATAATTTCTATATTTGGCAATGCTATCTACGTTCACTTGTCTCAATCCGTTATAATTTATTTGATAATATTATATTTTTTATAAAAACATAAATATAAAACTTATCTTTTAGTTAATTATCACAGCTATTTAATCTTTTTTCAGGAAAATATGTGGATTTATTTTTTAAAATTAGTTTTTACCGCTTCATCCAGATTAAATTTTTCTTATTATGACTGCAGGGGTGTGTGTAATTGAATCAAGGTCTTCAATAGTTACTTCATCAATTTCAGAACCTAAAACTGCTTTGACACTATGTATGGTTTTCATTTCGGTTGAAAGGGATTTCTGATAATCTTCAGCAATATTTGCTATTTCAAGGGCGCTTTCAACATCCATCTTTTCACTGCAACCTAATGGTGTTGATCCCATATTTTCTGATAATTGTCCCCTGAGATATCCGAAAAAACCATTGTCGGCATCAATGCCCTCAATTGCAATCGGAAGGCCTGTAAAGTATTTGCCGTTTTTCATGTAAGTCGCATCGGTGTCAATAATCATAACACAGACATCCTTTCCAATTTCATCTTTGATTTCACATGCAACTTTTTCAGGATTTTCCGGAAGAAGTGAAACAAATGTTCCGGGAGCATTACTCAAGTCAATTCCTGCCTCAGAAGCAGGTTTAAGTGCATGTTTTAAACCGTATAATTGGAGAACTACCTCTTTATGGGCTTCTGTTTCTTTTGGAAGTTTTCTTAAATTTTTGATGGTTCTTTTTTTAATTTTTAACAAAGGTCCAAGAACATAACCCCAGAGATATTTGCTCCATATGACAGTTAGAAATTTTGCAGTTAGTGACGGTGTGTATTTTGCCTCATCGACCAGACGGTTCTGTGAAACTGAAATTGGAGTTTCAGCAATAACCAGATAATCATTATCCTTCATTAATCTTTTTGCAGGTTCGATTATTGAATCCAAATTATCATTCGGTTTAATATAGCCGGTTTCAATTGGAATTACGATGTAATCTCCATTAATTACATGTTTAATATTTTCAAGTTCTTCATCAATCATAAAAATCTTTATTAAAAATTATATTAAATATATAACACAATAGAGTATTAAATAATTATCTATTTACGGAGGGTCCCTATGGAAAGAAAATTTATCACATATTTTGAACAACAAGGCAAAGATTACACAAATGACTTGATTAAAAGCGTAAAAGACAAAATTGAATCCAACTGTGATATAAAAAGAATCATAATAGCTTCTGCAACTGGTGAATCTGCATTAAAATTACATGCCGCTCTTGATGATGATATTGAAATAATCAATGTTACTCATCATATGGGGTTCAGCGGTCCGAATGAGTCAGATATCTCAGAAGATATGATTGAAAAACTGGAGGATGCAGGTATAAAAACTTACTTTGGTTCACATGTGTTCAGTGGGGCTGCAAGAGGAGTTACCAATAAATATGGAGGATATTCTCCATTGGATGTGGTGGCTGATACATTGAGAATGTTTTCCCATGGTGTCAAAGTTTCTGCTGAAATATCTATAATGGCTGCTGATGCCGGTTTAATTCCAGTCGGTGAAAAGATTATTGCAATTGGTGGAAGAGGTCATGGTGTTGACACCGCTGTCATTTTAACACCGGTTAATGCCAAAAATTTATTTGATTTGAAATTTCATGAAATTATTGCAATGCCTAAGGAATAGAATTATAAATTAATTTCAGGGATATTTTTTCATATTTATATAATAATTAGTTGCATTTAAATATTAGTTTCAATAGAAATATTTAACAATATTTAAAATAGCAGAGTATGTGGGGTTAAGTTGTGAAATTTATAGATGATGCAATCAAAGAATCCGAACAAAGAATGGAAGAAAAAACACCTGAGAAAGTCTCTTCTGACATTGATGATGAGCTTATAAATATTATTAAAGGTGTTAAAACTAATATTTTTGTTGTTGGTGCTGGAGGTGCAGGAAACAACACTATTTCAAGATTAAATGAAATGGGTATCGAAGGAGCAACAACAATAGCAGTAAATACTGATGCTCAAGATTTATTTTACTGTCAATCACCTAAAAAAATCCTTTTAGGAAGACAAACCTCAAAAGGATTGGGTGCTGGTGGAGAACCATCCGTCGGTGAAGAATGCGCTGAAGAAAGTGAAGATGAAATCAGAGAAGAATTAGAAGGCGCAGATATGGTGTTTGTCACTTGCGGTCTTGGTGGAGGAACCGGTACTGGTTCTGCACCGATTATTGCTAAATTAGCTAAAAAGTTAGGTGCATTAACCGTTGCTGTTGCCACTATGCCATTTTCTGCTGAAGGAATTAAAAGAAGAGAAAATGCAGATCAAGGTTTAGAAAAACTTCAAGACGCTGCTGACACTGTTATTGTTATTCCTAATGATAAATTATTAGAAGTTGCACCAAATTTACCTTTAAACAAAGCATTCATGGTGTCTGATGAAATTTTAGGAAGAGCTGTTAAAGGAATCACTGAATTAATTACTAAGAAAGGTCTTGTAAGTTTAGACTTTGCAGATATTAGAAGTATCATGAGTGGTTCTGGAATGGCTATGATTGGTATGGGTGAATCTGATTCTGGAGACAGAGCTTTGGAATCCGTACATGAAGCATTAAGCAGTCCTTTATTGGACATTGATATTTCAAATGCTACTGGTGCATTAG
Coding sequences:
- a CDS encoding DegT/DnrJ/EryC1/StrS aminotransferase family protein encodes the protein MNIPFSPPDITEIEIEEVISALKSGWITTGPKTKELEAKITEYCGSDKTVCLSAATTALEMTLRVLGIGEGDEVIVPAYTYTASCSVICHVGATPVMVDSQTDREEMNYEKMADAITEKTKAIIPVDIAGILCDYDKIYEIIESKKDLFTPANDLQKAFNRVIIVNDCAHGFGAIQNGKRAGAIADFSCFSFHAVKNLTTAEGGAVTWKAHKGIDSESLYKKYQIYSLHGQTKDALEKTQKGSWEYDIILPAYKCNMTDVQAGIGLGQMKRYDSMLSRRHEIVKRYENAFKGTRVIVPNHTGESHSSSAHLFLARLKDITLEERNEIIIKMEERGISTNVHYKPLPLLTAYKNLGFDIKDYPNAYNLFVNEISLPLYSTLTDEEVDYITQNLLEILEKY
- the ftsZ gene encoding cell division protein FtsZ, yielding MKFIDDAIKESEQRMEEKTPEKVSSDIDDELINIIKGVKTNIFVVGAGGAGNNTISRLNEMGIEGATTIAVNTDAQDLFYCQSPKKILLGRQTSKGLGAGGEPSVGEECAEESEDEIREELEGADMVFVTCGLGGGTGTGSAPIIAKLAKKLGALTVAVATMPFSAEGIKRRENADQGLEKLQDAADTVIVIPNDKLLEVAPNLPLNKAFMVSDEILGRAVKGITELITKKGLVSLDFADIRSIMSGSGMAMIGMGESDSGDRALESVHEALSSPLLDIDISNATGALVNISGSSDLTLHEAEKIVQVVADKLDPEANIIWGTQIDESLQNTVRTTVVVSGIKSNYNSTDASEIQYAEEKSESDSTGDELDDFIDGIF
- the tfe gene encoding transcription factor E, with product MIDDPLVKTLLTNVVEDESNLPIVQALIDGVETDEEIANKTEIKLNIVRKILYKLYDLGLASYKRSKDPETQWFTYTWKFEKEEVINRIIKDSEDYLKMLNDELEREENNMFFLCPQGHVRLDFDDASDYEFLCPVCGDELEFQDNAVNIKQIKEDIKMVESNFKSFSEKNR
- a CDS encoding iron-sulfur cluster assembly protein codes for the protein MSEDLVNEIKDAITPINDPHMGISIVEMGIVQNITVDGDQAEITLKPTNPGCMSITRIAADTKIRAENVEGIEKAIITVEGHAMAESINEMINR
- a CDS encoding coenzyme F420-0:L-glutamate ligase, which produces MDEELENIKHVINGDYIVIPIETGYIKPNDNLDSIIEPAKRLMKDNDYLVIAETPISVSQNRLVDEAKYTPSLTAKFLTVIWSKYLWGYVLGPLLKIKKRTIKNLRKLPKETEAHKEVVLQLYGLKHALKPASEAGIDLSNAPGTFVSLLPENPEKVACEIKDEIGKDVCVMIIDTDATYMKNGKYFTGLPIAIEGIDADNGFFGYLRGQLSENMGSTPLGCSEKMDVESALEIANIAEDYQKSLSTEMKTIHSVKAVLGSEIDEVTIEDLDSITHTPAVIIRKI
- a CDS encoding nucleoside-diphosphate sugar epimerase/dehydratase produces the protein MNVDSIAKYRNYLLPLMDCISIIFGYYLVSVLITDSFLMQPTSAVTRNEILISIVLAIIVFQIVFRLSKRYTNIIRYENNQDYALYIVLAVISSLIVSLIEELVLHMVNPSIKLNLLIGAVIGVILIAYRLIIRYVLLNDVVNKGINYSSENKKNLLIIGGGYSANDIIKTINATLKGQYEIIGIIDDNKKRLGYSVAGVRIIGTRDDIIKVWESENVDEIFFSIVNIDNKNKKEILEICGKTNCKVKILPSLTELITEENLYNSLRDVSIEDLLGRDPVELDNHNIKSLINKKVVLVTGAGGSIGSELCRQIMLHDPKQILLLDNYENSLYDIELELKTNHPNNDIRAVVANIREKERLDTIFDTYRPEIVFHAAAHKHVPLMENNPTEAIKNNVFGTYNLVNCSDKYGVKRFILISTDKAVNPTNIMGATKRLCEMIIQAKDKQSATEYVAVRFGNVLGSNGSVVPLFKKQLAHGGPLTVTHKEITRFFMTIPEAVALVLQAITYAEGGEIFVLDMGEPVKIYDLAKSLIELSGYTLGKDIEIEITGMRPGEKLYEELLMNEENLQETKHEKIYITESMNFTMDDIENKLDMFRDIINNEHTSKEEIKETMKKCVPTYREPEEVNGDIQ
- a CDS encoding TIGR00295 family protein codes for the protein MEIELLEKEGTPKNVIQHCKAVYQKAMKIAANFDDVDEDLIRKGALLHDIGRSKTHGITHAIRGVEIAEKYGYNDDVLHIIERHIGAGITAEEAEKLGLPKKSYLPLTLEEKIVAHADNLVSGSKEVDIDFVIAKWQRTIEDSDDNIERLIKLDNELIKAFEE
- a CDS encoding pyruvate kinase alpha/beta domain-containing protein; amino-acid sequence: MERKFITYFEQQGKDYTNDLIKSVKDKIESNCDIKRIIIASATGESALKLHAALDDDIEIINVTHHMGFSGPNESDISEDMIEKLEDAGIKTYFGSHVFSGAARGVTNKYGGYSPLDVVADTLRMFSHGVKVSAEISIMAADAGLIPVGEKIIAIGGRGHGVDTAVILTPVNAKNLFDLKFHEIIAMPKE
- a CDS encoding DUF5591 domain-containing protein; this translates as MKVICSSEESLYRPEAVRWRQRMEIMKPLGDTVVLLPCSMKKPYSNSKSHQKFRKLTRSFQELIVTSPFGICPRELENTFPIQSYDVSTTGSWSENEIEESGKLIAKYCEGKTIVANLAGGYLESLEYYTDDFVNVCVDERPTSPDSLYNLRMELKNHERMNRREKTLHELKSIAKYQFGENGDKFIPDNVKTKGMYHKRILSNGTQLALLNKDYGLYRLNLPGGEILKDLGIHIVNIDFDLETNTVFAPGIEKADHKILPNDEVVVVRDDTVVGVGKAVMTGREMEECKNGIAVKLKHRLKK